A DNA window from Theobroma cacao cultivar B97-61/B2 chromosome 5, Criollo_cocoa_genome_V2, whole genome shotgun sequence contains the following coding sequences:
- the LOC18600411 gene encoding uncharacterized protein LOC18600411 isoform X5 → MGSNAPTSNDRTRTNWTPTMERYFIDLMLDQMHRGNRLGHTFNKQAWTDMLTIFNAKFGCKYDRDTLKSHYTNLWKQYNDVKNLLEQNGFSWDDIRKLIVAPPHVWDAYVKGQPDAQVYRNRTLMNFNDLCLIYAYTQADGRYSRSSHDIDFDDDAQGMNFGVGTTIPPASDERPKIDWTQAMDQHFIELMLGHLRNGNKSKNTFNKQAWNDMLGSFNAKFGFPYGKSFLRRRYRKLLKHYSDVQSLLLQKGFSWDEKQQMVVADDLVWDNYVKAHPDARIYRNKKMLNYQDLRLIYGNASNIGVSSHMCQGRNTGPKILPAWTGEQNEDHLCDRREMLSIHWTPAMNRYFIDLLLNQALGGNKIHHMFIPEAWTQMVAMFNVKFGCQYDEDALKSQARDLRRQYNNIKILLEQNGFSWDDTREMVIAEDYIWDTYIKAHPYIQSYRNKSVPDYHKLCVIFGQESSNGWCSMAKSMYLENEDPDLMIGEDTQYHASNGCSRIDWNPSMDRHLIDLLLEQVHRGNRINGACNSELWMEMAVSFMETFGLQPDEEFLKNHHDTLGKQYYIMRTLLDRRVFSWDEARQMVTASDDVWDTYIKEYPDIESYRNISKPNYNDLCLIYGNSTDGKDWRSGRDACSNGYGEEEGESPTSSSPTRIHGTGSVGIISGIDNDALDMGLNDIFTDLQSVAAEFELPDQRKRQKTDASSISASRKAQRPNQELLHAFDERPIMVKSSFKNEDQFYGSIESIVDALQAIPGMDDVLFLDASKLLEDEKNAQKFVAMDVNQRRRWLLRKLRR, encoded by the exons ATGGGAAGCAATGCACCTACGAGCAATGATAGAACGAGAACAAATTGGACACCAACAATGGaaagatattttattgatCTTATGTTAGATCAAATGCATAGGGGTAATAGATTAGGTCATACATTTAACAAACAAGCTTGGACTGATATGTTGACCATATTTAATGCAAAGTTTGGGTGTAAATACGATAGGGATACTTTGAAAAGTCATTACACCAATTTGTGGAAGCAGTATAATGATGTGAAAAACCTTCTCGAACAAAATGGGTTCAGTTGGGATGATATACGAAAATTGATAGTTGCCCCTCCGCATGTCTGGGATGCATATGTCAAG GGTCAACCAGATGCACAGGTTTATAGAAATAGAactttgatgaatttcaaTGACTTGTGCTTGATATATGCATATACACAAGCAGATGGAAGATACAGCAGGTCAAGTCATGATATTGACTTTGATGATGATGCTCAAGGGATGAATTTTG GTGTTGGAACTACCATTCCTCCAGCAAGTGATGAGCGCCCGAAAATAGACTGGACACAGGCCATGGACCAACATTTCATTGAGCTTATGCTGGGCCATCTTAGAAACGGCAATAAAAGCAAGAACACATTCAACAAACAAGCATGGAATGATATGCTTGGTTCATTTAATGCGAAGTTTGGTTTTCCGTACGGAAAAAGTTTTTTAAGGCGTAGATATAGGAAACTGTTGAAGCACTATAGTGATGTTCAGAGTCTACTTCTACAAAAAGGGTTTTCTTGGGATGAAAAACAACAAATGGTGGTTGCTGATGATCTTGTTTGGGATAACTATGTCAAG GCACATCCAGATGCTCGTATCTACAGAAACAAGAAGATGCTGAACTACcaagatttgaggttgattTATGGAAATGCAAGCAACATTGGAGTTTCAAGTCATATGTGCCAAGGAAGAAACACTGGGCCTAAAATATTACCAGCGTGGACTG GTGAACAAAACGAAGACCATCTCTGTGATAGACGTGAGATGCTGAGTATACATTGGACACCGGCAATGAATCGATATTTTATTGACTTGTTGCTTAACCAAGCACTTGGTGGGAATAAAATTCATCACATGTTCATACCTGAGGCGTGGACTCAAATGGTTGCAATGTTCAATGTAAAATTTGGATGTCAATATGATGAAGATGCCTTGAAGTCTCAAGCCAGAGACTTGAGGAGGCAATATAATAACATAAAGATACTACTTGAACAGAATGGGTTCTCATGGGATGACACTCGAGAAATGGTCATTGCTGAGGATTATATTTGGGATACTTACATAAAG GCACATCCCTACATTCAATCATACAGAAACAAATCAGTGCCTGACTATCATAAGCTATGTGTTATATTTGGCCAAGAAAGTTCTAATGGATGGTGCAGTATGGCCAAAAGCATGTATCTTGAAAATGAAGACCCCGATTTGATGATTG GAGAGGACACCCAATACCATGCTAGTAATGGTTGTTCAAGGATAGATTGGAATCCCTCGATGGATCGGCATCTTATTGACCTTTTGTTAGAGCAAGTGCATAGAGGGAATAGGATCAATGGTGCTTGTAATTCTGAACTATGGATGGAGATGGCTGTGTCATTTATGGAAACTTTTGGATTACAACCTGATGAGGAATTTTTGAAGAATCATCATGATACTTTAGGGAAACAATATTATATTATGAGGACTCTCCTTGATCGGAGAGTGTTTTCTTGGGATGAAGCACGTCAGATGGTTACAGCCAGTGATGATGTTTGGGATACTTATATCAAG GAATACCCAGATATAGAGTCATACAGAAACATATCTAAGCCAAATTATAATGATTTGTGCTTGATCTATGGAAATTCAACTGATGGGAAGGACTGGCGATCAGGTCGAGATGCTTGCAGCAATGGTTATG GTGAAGAGGAGGGTGAATCCCCTACTAGTAGCAGTCCAACAAGGATACATGGAACAGGTAGCGTGGGTATAATATCAGGGATTGACAATGACGCTCTTGATATGGGGTTAAATGATATCTTCACGGATCTGCAATCTGTGGCTGCAGAGTTTGAACTACCCGATCAAAGGAAAAGGCAGAAAACTGATGCTTCATCGATATCAGCATCCAGAAAAGCCCAAAGACCCAATCAAGAACTACTACATGCATTTGATGAGAGGCCGATTATGGTCAAAAGcagttttaaaaatgaagaCCAGTTTTATGGCTCAATTGAAAGCATAGTTGATGCTCTTCAAGCCATACCAGGCATGGATGACGTGCTCTTCTTAGATGCTAGCAAACTTCTCGAAGACGAGAAAAATGCCCAGAAGTTTGTTGCAATGGATGTCAATCAACGGAGGAGGTGGTTATTAAGAAAGCTTCGCCGGTAG
- the LOC18600411 gene encoding uncharacterized protein LOC18600411 isoform X1, whose translation MGSNAPTSNDRTRTNWTPTMERYFIDLMLDQMHRGNRLGHTFNKQAWTDMLTIFNAKFGCKYDRDTLKSHYTNLWKQYNDVKNLLEQNGFSWDDIRKLIVAPPHVWDAYVKGQPDAQVYRNRTLMNFNDLCLIYAYTQADGRYSRSSHDIDFDDDAQGMNFGVGTTIPPASDERPKIDWTQAMDQHFIELMLGHLRNGNKSKNTFNKQAWNDMLGSFNAKFGFPYGKSFLRRRYRKLLKHYSDVQSLLLQKGFSWDEKQQMVVADDLVWDNYVKAHPDARIYRNKKMLNYQDLRLIYGNASNIGVSSHMCQGRNTGPKILPAWTGEQNEDHLCDRREMLSIHWTPAMNRYFIDLLLNQALGGNKIHHMFIPEAWTQMVAMFNVKFGCQYDEDALKSQARDLRRQYNNIKILLEQNGFSWDDTREMVIAEDYIWDTYIKAHPYIQSYRNKSVPDYHKLCVIFGQESSNGWCSMAKSMYLENEDPDLMIGEDTQYHASNGCSRIDWNPSMDRHLIDLLLEQVHRGNRINGACNSELWMEMAVSFMETFGLQPDEEFLKNHHDTLGKQYYIMRTLLDRRVFSWDEARQMVTASDDVWDTYIKEYPDIESYRNISKPNYNDLCLIYGNSTDGKDWRSGRDACSNGYGTKLKNGYCGRTDWIPSMDRYFIDLMLEHVRQGSMVDKKFNNLAWGDMVAKFSAEFGHQCDKDVLKSRFMNLRKRFNDMKNLLDHDGFAWDDMRQMIIADDNLWATYLKEHPDARSYRNRTLPSYNDLFLIYGNASINGWHLETENYAGEEEGESPTSSSPTRIHGTGSVGIISGIDNDALDMGLNDIFTDLQSVAAEFELPDQRKRQKTDASSISASRKAQRPNQELLHAFDERPIMVKSSFKNEDQFYGSIESIVDALQAIPGMDDVLFLDASKLLEDEKNAQKFVAMDVNQRRRWLLRKLRR comes from the exons ATGGGAAGCAATGCACCTACGAGCAATGATAGAACGAGAACAAATTGGACACCAACAATGGaaagatattttattgatCTTATGTTAGATCAAATGCATAGGGGTAATAGATTAGGTCATACATTTAACAAACAAGCTTGGACTGATATGTTGACCATATTTAATGCAAAGTTTGGGTGTAAATACGATAGGGATACTTTGAAAAGTCATTACACCAATTTGTGGAAGCAGTATAATGATGTGAAAAACCTTCTCGAACAAAATGGGTTCAGTTGGGATGATATACGAAAATTGATAGTTGCCCCTCCGCATGTCTGGGATGCATATGTCAAG GGTCAACCAGATGCACAGGTTTATAGAAATAGAactttgatgaatttcaaTGACTTGTGCTTGATATATGCATATACACAAGCAGATGGAAGATACAGCAGGTCAAGTCATGATATTGACTTTGATGATGATGCTCAAGGGATGAATTTTG GTGTTGGAACTACCATTCCTCCAGCAAGTGATGAGCGCCCGAAAATAGACTGGACACAGGCCATGGACCAACATTTCATTGAGCTTATGCTGGGCCATCTTAGAAACGGCAATAAAAGCAAGAACACATTCAACAAACAAGCATGGAATGATATGCTTGGTTCATTTAATGCGAAGTTTGGTTTTCCGTACGGAAAAAGTTTTTTAAGGCGTAGATATAGGAAACTGTTGAAGCACTATAGTGATGTTCAGAGTCTACTTCTACAAAAAGGGTTTTCTTGGGATGAAAAACAACAAATGGTGGTTGCTGATGATCTTGTTTGGGATAACTATGTCAAG GCACATCCAGATGCTCGTATCTACAGAAACAAGAAGATGCTGAACTACcaagatttgaggttgattTATGGAAATGCAAGCAACATTGGAGTTTCAAGTCATATGTGCCAAGGAAGAAACACTGGGCCTAAAATATTACCAGCGTGGACTG GTGAACAAAACGAAGACCATCTCTGTGATAGACGTGAGATGCTGAGTATACATTGGACACCGGCAATGAATCGATATTTTATTGACTTGTTGCTTAACCAAGCACTTGGTGGGAATAAAATTCATCACATGTTCATACCTGAGGCGTGGACTCAAATGGTTGCAATGTTCAATGTAAAATTTGGATGTCAATATGATGAAGATGCCTTGAAGTCTCAAGCCAGAGACTTGAGGAGGCAATATAATAACATAAAGATACTACTTGAACAGAATGGGTTCTCATGGGATGACACTCGAGAAATGGTCATTGCTGAGGATTATATTTGGGATACTTACATAAAG GCACATCCCTACATTCAATCATACAGAAACAAATCAGTGCCTGACTATCATAAGCTATGTGTTATATTTGGCCAAGAAAGTTCTAATGGATGGTGCAGTATGGCCAAAAGCATGTATCTTGAAAATGAAGACCCCGATTTGATGATTG GAGAGGACACCCAATACCATGCTAGTAATGGTTGTTCAAGGATAGATTGGAATCCCTCGATGGATCGGCATCTTATTGACCTTTTGTTAGAGCAAGTGCATAGAGGGAATAGGATCAATGGTGCTTGTAATTCTGAACTATGGATGGAGATGGCTGTGTCATTTATGGAAACTTTTGGATTACAACCTGATGAGGAATTTTTGAAGAATCATCATGATACTTTAGGGAAACAATATTATATTATGAGGACTCTCCTTGATCGGAGAGTGTTTTCTTGGGATGAAGCACGTCAGATGGTTACAGCCAGTGATGATGTTTGGGATACTTATATCAAG GAATACCCAGATATAGAGTCATACAGAAACATATCTAAGCCAAATTATAATGATTTGTGCTTGATCTATGGAAATTCAACTGATGGGAAGGACTGGCGATCAGGTCGAGATGCTTGCAGCAATGGTTATG GAACCAAACTTAAAAATGGCTACTGCGGGAGAACTGATTGGATACCATCAATGGATCGATATTTCATTGATCTAATGCTAGAGCACGTTCGTCAAGGGAGTATggttgataaaaaatttaacaatctAGCCTGGGGTGATATGGTTGCAAAATTTAGTGCAGAATTTGGGCATCAGTGTGACAAAGATGTCCTAAAAAGCCGTTTTATGAACTTGAGGAAACGATTCAATGATATGAAAAACCTACTTGACCATGATGGATTTGCTTGGGATGATATGCGACAGATGATAATCGCTGATGATAATCTCTGGGCTACTTATTTAAAG GAGCACCCTGATGCTCGATCATACCGCAACAGAACTCTTCCTAGTTATAATGATTTGTTCTTGATATATGGAAATGCAAGTATAAATGGGTGGCATTTGGAGACAGAGAATTATGCCG GTGAAGAGGAGGGTGAATCCCCTACTAGTAGCAGTCCAACAAGGATACATGGAACAGGTAGCGTGGGTATAATATCAGGGATTGACAATGACGCTCTTGATATGGGGTTAAATGATATCTTCACGGATCTGCAATCTGTGGCTGCAGAGTTTGAACTACCCGATCAAAGGAAAAGGCAGAAAACTGATGCTTCATCGATATCAGCATCCAGAAAAGCCCAAAGACCCAATCAAGAACTACTACATGCATTTGATGAGAGGCCGATTATGGTCAAAAGcagttttaaaaatgaagaCCAGTTTTATGGCTCAATTGAAAGCATAGTTGATGCTCTTCAAGCCATACCAGGCATGGATGACGTGCTCTTCTTAGATGCTAGCAAACTTCTCGAAGACGAGAAAAATGCCCAGAAGTTTGTTGCAATGGATGTCAATCAACGGAGGAGGTGGTTATTAAGAAAGCTTCGCCGGTAG
- the LOC18600411 gene encoding uncharacterized protein LOC18600411 isoform X6 translates to MGSNAPTSNDRTRTNWTPTMERYFIDLMLDQMHRGNRLGHTFNKQAWTDMLTIFNAKFGCKYDRDTLKSHYTNLWKQYNDVKNLLEQNGFSWDDIRKLIVAPPHVWDAYVKGQPDAQVYRNRTLMNFNDLCLIYAYTQADGRYSRSSHDIDFDDDAQGMNFGVGTTIPPASDERPKIDWTQAMDQHFIELMLGHLRNGNKSKNTFNKQAWNDMLGSFNAKFGFPYGKSFLRRRYRKLLKHYSDVQSLLLQKGFSWDEKQQMVVADDLVWDNYVKAHPDARIYRNKKMLNYQDLRLIYGNASNIGVSSHMCQGRNTGPKILPAWTGEQNEDHLCDRREMLSIHWTPAMNRYFIDLLLNQALGGNKIHHMFIPEAWTQMVAMFNVKFGCQYDEDALKSQARDLRRQYNNIKILLEQNGFSWDDTREMVIAEDYIWDTYIKAHPYIQSYRNKSVPDYHKLCVIFGQESSNGWCSMAKSMYLENEDPDLMIGEDTQYHASNGCSRIDWNPSMDRHLIDLLLEQVHRGNRINGACNSELWMEMAVSFMETFGLQPDEEFLKNHHDTLGKQYYIMRTLLDRRVFSWDEARQMVTASDDVWDTYIKEYPDIESYRNISKPNYNDLCLIYGNSTDGKDWRSGRDACSNGYGEEEGESPTSSSPTRIHGTEFELPDQRKRQKTDASSISASRKAQRPNQELLHAFDERPIMVKSSFKNEDQFYGSIESIVDALQAIPGMDDVLFLDASKLLEDEKNAQKFVAMDVNQRRRWLLRKLRR, encoded by the exons ATGGGAAGCAATGCACCTACGAGCAATGATAGAACGAGAACAAATTGGACACCAACAATGGaaagatattttattgatCTTATGTTAGATCAAATGCATAGGGGTAATAGATTAGGTCATACATTTAACAAACAAGCTTGGACTGATATGTTGACCATATTTAATGCAAAGTTTGGGTGTAAATACGATAGGGATACTTTGAAAAGTCATTACACCAATTTGTGGAAGCAGTATAATGATGTGAAAAACCTTCTCGAACAAAATGGGTTCAGTTGGGATGATATACGAAAATTGATAGTTGCCCCTCCGCATGTCTGGGATGCATATGTCAAG GGTCAACCAGATGCACAGGTTTATAGAAATAGAactttgatgaatttcaaTGACTTGTGCTTGATATATGCATATACACAAGCAGATGGAAGATACAGCAGGTCAAGTCATGATATTGACTTTGATGATGATGCTCAAGGGATGAATTTTG GTGTTGGAACTACCATTCCTCCAGCAAGTGATGAGCGCCCGAAAATAGACTGGACACAGGCCATGGACCAACATTTCATTGAGCTTATGCTGGGCCATCTTAGAAACGGCAATAAAAGCAAGAACACATTCAACAAACAAGCATGGAATGATATGCTTGGTTCATTTAATGCGAAGTTTGGTTTTCCGTACGGAAAAAGTTTTTTAAGGCGTAGATATAGGAAACTGTTGAAGCACTATAGTGATGTTCAGAGTCTACTTCTACAAAAAGGGTTTTCTTGGGATGAAAAACAACAAATGGTGGTTGCTGATGATCTTGTTTGGGATAACTATGTCAAG GCACATCCAGATGCTCGTATCTACAGAAACAAGAAGATGCTGAACTACcaagatttgaggttgattTATGGAAATGCAAGCAACATTGGAGTTTCAAGTCATATGTGCCAAGGAAGAAACACTGGGCCTAAAATATTACCAGCGTGGACTG GTGAACAAAACGAAGACCATCTCTGTGATAGACGTGAGATGCTGAGTATACATTGGACACCGGCAATGAATCGATATTTTATTGACTTGTTGCTTAACCAAGCACTTGGTGGGAATAAAATTCATCACATGTTCATACCTGAGGCGTGGACTCAAATGGTTGCAATGTTCAATGTAAAATTTGGATGTCAATATGATGAAGATGCCTTGAAGTCTCAAGCCAGAGACTTGAGGAGGCAATATAATAACATAAAGATACTACTTGAACAGAATGGGTTCTCATGGGATGACACTCGAGAAATGGTCATTGCTGAGGATTATATTTGGGATACTTACATAAAG GCACATCCCTACATTCAATCATACAGAAACAAATCAGTGCCTGACTATCATAAGCTATGTGTTATATTTGGCCAAGAAAGTTCTAATGGATGGTGCAGTATGGCCAAAAGCATGTATCTTGAAAATGAAGACCCCGATTTGATGATTG GAGAGGACACCCAATACCATGCTAGTAATGGTTGTTCAAGGATAGATTGGAATCCCTCGATGGATCGGCATCTTATTGACCTTTTGTTAGAGCAAGTGCATAGAGGGAATAGGATCAATGGTGCTTGTAATTCTGAACTATGGATGGAGATGGCTGTGTCATTTATGGAAACTTTTGGATTACAACCTGATGAGGAATTTTTGAAGAATCATCATGATACTTTAGGGAAACAATATTATATTATGAGGACTCTCCTTGATCGGAGAGTGTTTTCTTGGGATGAAGCACGTCAGATGGTTACAGCCAGTGATGATGTTTGGGATACTTATATCAAG GAATACCCAGATATAGAGTCATACAGAAACATATCTAAGCCAAATTATAATGATTTGTGCTTGATCTATGGAAATTCAACTGATGGGAAGGACTGGCGATCAGGTCGAGATGCTTGCAGCAATGGTTATG GTGAAGAGGAGGGTGAATCCCCTACTAGTAGCAGTCCAACAAGGATACATGGAACAG AGTTTGAACTACCCGATCAAAGGAAAAGGCAGAAAACTGATGCTTCATCGATATCAGCATCCAGAAAAGCCCAAAGACCCAATCAAGAACTACTACATGCATTTGATGAGAGGCCGATTATGGTCAAAAGcagttttaaaaatgaagaCCAGTTTTATGGCTCAATTGAAAGCATAGTTGATGCTCTTCAAGCCATACCAGGCATGGATGACGTGCTCTTCTTAGATGCTAGCAAACTTCTCGAAGACGAGAAAAATGCCCAGAAGTTTGTTGCAATGGATGTCAATCAACGGAGGAGGTGGTTATTAAGAAAGCTTCGCCGGTAG
- the LOC18600411 gene encoding uncharacterized protein LOC18600411 isoform X2: MGSNAPTSNDRTRTNWTPTMERYFIDLMLDQMHRGNRLGHTFNKQAWTDMLTIFNAKFGCKYDRDTLKSHYTNLWKQYNDVKNLLEQNGFSWDDIRKLIVAPPHVWDAYVKGQPDAQVYRNRTLMNFNDLCLIYAYTQADGRYSRSSHDIDFDDDAQGMNFGVGTTIPPASDERPKIDWTQAMDQHFIELMLGHLRNGNKSKNTFNKQAWNDMLGSFNAKFGFPYGKSFLRRRYRKLLKHYSDVQSLLLQKGFSWDEKQQMVVADDLVWDNYVKAHPDARIYRNKKMLNYQDLRLIYGNASNIGVSSHMCQGRNTGPKILPAWTGEQNEDHLCDRREMLSIHWTPAMNRYFIDLLLNQALGGNKIHHMFIPEAWTQMVAMFNVKFGCQYDEDALKSQARDLRRQYNNIKILLEQNGFSWDDTREMVIAEDYIWDTYIKAHPYIQSYRNKSVPDYHKLCVIFGQESSNGWCSMAKSMYLENEDPDLMIGEDTQYHASNGCSRIDWNPSMDRHLIDLLLEQVHRGNRINGACNSELWMEMAVSFMETFGLQPDEEFLKNHHDTLGKQYYIMRTLLDRRVFSWDEARQMVTASDDVWDTYIKEYPDIESYRNISKPNYNDLCLIYGNSTDGKDWRSGRDACSNGYGTKLKNGYCGRTDWIPSMDRYFIDLMLEHVRQGSMVDKKFNNLAWGDMVAKFSAEFGHQCDKDVLKSRFMNLRKRFNDMKNLLDHDGFAWDDMRQMIIADDNLWATYLKEHPDARSYRNRTLPSYNDLFLIYGNASINGWHLETENYAGEEEGESPTSSSPTRIHGTEFELPDQRKRQKTDASSISASRKAQRPNQELLHAFDERPIMVKSSFKNEDQFYGSIESIVDALQAIPGMDDVLFLDASKLLEDEKNAQKFVAMDVNQRRRWLLRKLRR; the protein is encoded by the exons ATGGGAAGCAATGCACCTACGAGCAATGATAGAACGAGAACAAATTGGACACCAACAATGGaaagatattttattgatCTTATGTTAGATCAAATGCATAGGGGTAATAGATTAGGTCATACATTTAACAAACAAGCTTGGACTGATATGTTGACCATATTTAATGCAAAGTTTGGGTGTAAATACGATAGGGATACTTTGAAAAGTCATTACACCAATTTGTGGAAGCAGTATAATGATGTGAAAAACCTTCTCGAACAAAATGGGTTCAGTTGGGATGATATACGAAAATTGATAGTTGCCCCTCCGCATGTCTGGGATGCATATGTCAAG GGTCAACCAGATGCACAGGTTTATAGAAATAGAactttgatgaatttcaaTGACTTGTGCTTGATATATGCATATACACAAGCAGATGGAAGATACAGCAGGTCAAGTCATGATATTGACTTTGATGATGATGCTCAAGGGATGAATTTTG GTGTTGGAACTACCATTCCTCCAGCAAGTGATGAGCGCCCGAAAATAGACTGGACACAGGCCATGGACCAACATTTCATTGAGCTTATGCTGGGCCATCTTAGAAACGGCAATAAAAGCAAGAACACATTCAACAAACAAGCATGGAATGATATGCTTGGTTCATTTAATGCGAAGTTTGGTTTTCCGTACGGAAAAAGTTTTTTAAGGCGTAGATATAGGAAACTGTTGAAGCACTATAGTGATGTTCAGAGTCTACTTCTACAAAAAGGGTTTTCTTGGGATGAAAAACAACAAATGGTGGTTGCTGATGATCTTGTTTGGGATAACTATGTCAAG GCACATCCAGATGCTCGTATCTACAGAAACAAGAAGATGCTGAACTACcaagatttgaggttgattTATGGAAATGCAAGCAACATTGGAGTTTCAAGTCATATGTGCCAAGGAAGAAACACTGGGCCTAAAATATTACCAGCGTGGACTG GTGAACAAAACGAAGACCATCTCTGTGATAGACGTGAGATGCTGAGTATACATTGGACACCGGCAATGAATCGATATTTTATTGACTTGTTGCTTAACCAAGCACTTGGTGGGAATAAAATTCATCACATGTTCATACCTGAGGCGTGGACTCAAATGGTTGCAATGTTCAATGTAAAATTTGGATGTCAATATGATGAAGATGCCTTGAAGTCTCAAGCCAGAGACTTGAGGAGGCAATATAATAACATAAAGATACTACTTGAACAGAATGGGTTCTCATGGGATGACACTCGAGAAATGGTCATTGCTGAGGATTATATTTGGGATACTTACATAAAG GCACATCCCTACATTCAATCATACAGAAACAAATCAGTGCCTGACTATCATAAGCTATGTGTTATATTTGGCCAAGAAAGTTCTAATGGATGGTGCAGTATGGCCAAAAGCATGTATCTTGAAAATGAAGACCCCGATTTGATGATTG GAGAGGACACCCAATACCATGCTAGTAATGGTTGTTCAAGGATAGATTGGAATCCCTCGATGGATCGGCATCTTATTGACCTTTTGTTAGAGCAAGTGCATAGAGGGAATAGGATCAATGGTGCTTGTAATTCTGAACTATGGATGGAGATGGCTGTGTCATTTATGGAAACTTTTGGATTACAACCTGATGAGGAATTTTTGAAGAATCATCATGATACTTTAGGGAAACAATATTATATTATGAGGACTCTCCTTGATCGGAGAGTGTTTTCTTGGGATGAAGCACGTCAGATGGTTACAGCCAGTGATGATGTTTGGGATACTTATATCAAG GAATACCCAGATATAGAGTCATACAGAAACATATCTAAGCCAAATTATAATGATTTGTGCTTGATCTATGGAAATTCAACTGATGGGAAGGACTGGCGATCAGGTCGAGATGCTTGCAGCAATGGTTATG GAACCAAACTTAAAAATGGCTACTGCGGGAGAACTGATTGGATACCATCAATGGATCGATATTTCATTGATCTAATGCTAGAGCACGTTCGTCAAGGGAGTATggttgataaaaaatttaacaatctAGCCTGGGGTGATATGGTTGCAAAATTTAGTGCAGAATTTGGGCATCAGTGTGACAAAGATGTCCTAAAAAGCCGTTTTATGAACTTGAGGAAACGATTCAATGATATGAAAAACCTACTTGACCATGATGGATTTGCTTGGGATGATATGCGACAGATGATAATCGCTGATGATAATCTCTGGGCTACTTATTTAAAG GAGCACCCTGATGCTCGATCATACCGCAACAGAACTCTTCCTAGTTATAATGATTTGTTCTTGATATATGGAAATGCAAGTATAAATGGGTGGCATTTGGAGACAGAGAATTATGCCG GTGAAGAGGAGGGTGAATCCCCTACTAGTAGCAGTCCAACAAGGATACATGGAACAG AGTTTGAACTACCCGATCAAAGGAAAAGGCAGAAAACTGATGCTTCATCGATATCAGCATCCAGAAAAGCCCAAAGACCCAATCAAGAACTACTACATGCATTTGATGAGAGGCCGATTATGGTCAAAAGcagttttaaaaatgaagaCCAGTTTTATGGCTCAATTGAAAGCATAGTTGATGCTCTTCAAGCCATACCAGGCATGGATGACGTGCTCTTCTTAGATGCTAGCAAACTTCTCGAAGACGAGAAAAATGCCCAGAAGTTTGTTGCAATGGATGTCAATCAACGGAGGAGGTGGTTATTAAGAAAGCTTCGCCGGTAG